One Ostrea edulis chromosome 2, xbOstEdul1.1, whole genome shotgun sequence genomic region harbors:
- the LOC130051521 gene encoding uncharacterized protein LOC130051521, translating to MINNTDIPSKECRNLLSAISNPHIVDDLLNKEVEKGFLQGPFDTPPFTKYRVSPIGVSFKKYSNKGRLIMDLSAPHSEASDPSINSLIDKEKCSLSYVTTDDAIKIIQKLGFGTTMCKTDISDAFKLIPISPSQWHLFLLKWKGLYYFYTKLAFGCRSSPRIFDCLAEAICWIATHNYGIKHILHLLDDFITFEEPEKCGERNMALLMLIFKRLNIPIAKHKTEGPDTTITFLGITLDSVKMEARLPPEKISRIISFLDEFLQKKSCTKRELLQILGHLSFASRVIVPGRSFVSQLITLSTSVKQLHFHVTLNKGSREDMNMWLIFLKQWNGISMFYNQIEVSSDALQLYTDASGTLGYGGFFQGRWFSESWPLPLQRTCKDSDELSIAFRELYPIVVAALLWGHSWRKQRIVFSCDNQGTVAIINKGRSKCPKIMALVRRLTLCAANNNFVFKSKYFEGHKNVIADCLSRLQIPKFRQLVPAANKKSCTVPGYKEVLKDLTVL from the coding sequence ATGATTAACAATACTGATATTCCAAGCAAAGAATGCCGGAATCTTCTGTCAGCTATTTCCAATCCCCATATAGTAGACGACCTTCTCAACAAAGAGGTGGAGAAAGGATTCTTACAAGGACCATTCGACACGcccccatttacaaaatatagagtgagtcccattGGAGTtagtttcaaaaaatattcaaataaaggACGTCTGATAATGGACCTATCAGCCCCTCACTCAGAAGCTTCAGATCCCAGCATAAATTCTCTCATCGATAAAGAAAAATGTTCACTTTCATATGTTACAACTGATGACGCCATAAAAATAATTCAGAAACTAGGTTTTGGAACCACCATGTGTAAAACAGACATATCTGATGCTTTCAAGTTAATACCAATTTCACCATCTCAGTGGCACTTGTTTCTTCTTAAATGGAAAGGTCTATATTATTTCTACACAAAACTCGCTTTCGGCTGTAGATCTAGCCCCAGAATATTTGACTGCCTCGCCGAAGCTATTTGTTGGATAGCCACCCACAACTACGGCATCAAGCATATTTTACACCTGTTGGACGACTTTATCACCTTCGAGGAGCCAGAGAAGTGTGGAGAAAGAAACATGGCCCTACTCATGCTCATCTTTAAGAGGCTAAACATACCTATAGCCAAACACAAGACAGAAGGTCCAGACACCACCATTACCTTCCTCGGCATCACATTAGACTCTGTTAAGATGGAAGCACGACTGCCTCCTGAGAAAATCTCCAGAATCATATCGTTCCTTGACGAATTTCTCCAAAAGAAATCTTGTACCAAAAGAGAGCTTCTACAAATTTTGGGCCATCTTAGTTTTGCGAGTAGGGTCATAGTTCCAGGGCGCTCCTTCGTGTCACAACTCATTACACTGTCCACATCAGTTAAACAACTCCATTTCCACGTCACGTTAAACAAAGGCTCCAGAGAAGACATGAACATGTGGTTAATCTTCCTCAAACAATGGAATGGCATATCTATGTTCTACAACCAAATAGAAGTTAGCTCCGATGCCCTGCAACTCTATACAGATGCTTCAGGAACCCTTGGTTATGGGGGGTTCTTTCAAGGACGTTGGTTTTCAGAATCCTGGCCATTGCCCTTGCAACGTACATGCAAGGACAGTGATGAACTCTCTATAGCATTTCGTGAACTTTACCCGATCGTTGTGGCGGCACTGCTGTGGGGTCACTCGTGGAGGAAACAACGCATTGTCTTCTCCTGCGATAATCAAGGCACCGTGGCTATCATCAACAAAGGCCGTTCTAAATGCCCAAAAATCATGGCACTCGTTCGTCGTCTAACACTATGTGCAGCTAACAATAATTTCGTTTTCAAAAGCAAATATTTTGAAGGCCACAAAAATGTTATTGCTGACTGTCTGTCTCGATTACAGATTCCCAAGTTCCGACAGCTGGTCCCAGCTGCCAACAAGAAGTCCTGCACCGTTCCAGGATACAAGGAAGTTCTGAAAGACTTGACAGTATTGTAG